Proteins encoded together in one Candidatus Sericytochromatia bacterium window:
- a CDS encoding alpha-ketoacid dehydrogenase subunit beta, with protein MPVITYREALRQAIAEEMRRDPAVWILGQNIAAYGGTYAVTKGLFDEFGPERVRDTPIAEAGIIGLAAGSAMGGTRPIAEIMSINFTLVAIDQIVNHAAKMRHMFGGQWSVPMVIRTSSGYGMLAATHSQTFENWYAYVPGLKVVMPATPYDAKGMLKAAIRDADPVMFIEHSNLYGQKGEVPEGDYTVPLDRAEIKRAGDQVTLVAWSSMLKPCLNVAETLAQQGVSVEVIDMRALRPLDTATVVQSVKKTSRCVVVEEGWRTLGIGGEIAARVSEEAFDWLDAPVGRVAGKEVPMPYAKNLEKLCIPSEADILAACRATL; from the coding sequence ATGCCAGTCATCACGTACCGCGAGGCGCTGCGTCAAGCCATCGCCGAGGAAATGCGTCGCGACCCTGCCGTCTGGATTCTGGGGCAGAACATCGCGGCTTATGGCGGCACCTATGCCGTCACCAAGGGGCTGTTCGATGAATTCGGCCCGGAGAGGGTCCGCGACACCCCGATCGCTGAAGCCGGTATCATCGGGCTGGCGGCCGGGTCGGCGATGGGGGGCACCCGCCCCATCGCGGAAATCATGAGCATCAACTTCACGCTGGTCGCGATCGACCAGATCGTCAACCACGCGGCCAAGATGCGCCACATGTTCGGGGGCCAGTGGTCGGTGCCGATGGTGATTCGCACCTCCTCCGGCTACGGCATGCTGGCAGCCACCCACTCGCAGACGTTCGAGAACTGGTATGCCTACGTGCCGGGGCTCAAGGTCGTGATGCCGGCGACCCCCTACGACGCAAAGGGCATGCTCAAGGCCGCCATCCGCGATGCTGACCCCGTCATGTTCATCGAACACTCCAATCTGTACGGTCAGAAGGGAGAGGTTCCTGAAGGGGATTACACCGTGCCGCTCGACCGGGCCGAGATCAAACGGGCGGGAGACCAGGTGACGCTGGTCGCCTGGTCGAGCATGCTCAAGCCTTGTCTCAATGTGGCCGAGACCTTGGCCCAACAGGGCGTCTCGGTCGAGGTCATCGACATGCGCGCCCTGCGTCCGCTCGACACGGCGACGGTGGTCCAATCCGTGAAGAAGACCAGCCGCTGCGTGGTGGTGGAAGAAGGCTGGCGCACGCTGGGCATCGGGGGGGAGATTGCCGCCCGGGTGTCCGAAGAGGCCTTCGATTGGCTGGATGCGCCGGTGGGGCGGGTCGCGGGCAAGGAGGTTCCGATGCCCTACGCCAAGAACCTGGAAAAGCTCTGCATCCCCAGCGAGGCGGACATTCTCGCCGCCTGTCGGGCGACGCTCTGA
- the pdhA gene encoding pyruvate dehydrogenase (acetyl-transferring) E1 component subunit alpha, whose product MDRESRRKLYRQMVLIRQFEEKCAELYAGAQIGGFLHLYIGEEAVAVGAIHALGPDDDVVTHYRDHGHALARGIEAAPLMAELCGRATGVCKGRGGSMHLADIKRRMWGGYAIVGGHLPVAVGLAHAHQFRQSGGVTMCFFGDAATDIGEFHEAMNFAQLWRLPIVFVCENNLYGMGVPIAMNSAMQQIVEKARAYGMPAERCDGMDVENVHEVVSAAVAHARAGRGPFFIEAMTYRFRGHSMADPELYREKAEVEAWKQRDPIQTFKARLVRAKVLSQSAADQLEREVSEEVEAAARFALESPFPDESTLFDDIYTPVGASA is encoded by the coding sequence ATGGATCGTGAATCGCGGCGCAAGCTGTACCGCCAGATGGTGCTCATCCGGCAGTTCGAAGAGAAGTGTGCCGAGCTGTATGCGGGGGCCCAGATTGGCGGCTTCCTGCACCTTTACATCGGGGAAGAGGCCGTGGCGGTGGGCGCCATCCACGCGTTGGGGCCTGACGACGACGTGGTGACCCATTACCGGGATCACGGCCACGCCCTCGCGCGGGGCATCGAGGCGGCTCCCTTGATGGCGGAACTGTGTGGCCGCGCGACCGGCGTCTGCAAGGGGCGAGGCGGCTCGATGCACCTGGCGGATATCAAGCGCCGGATGTGGGGCGGCTATGCCATCGTCGGGGGGCACCTGCCGGTGGCGGTGGGTCTTGCGCACGCCCATCAGTTCCGTCAGTCGGGTGGGGTCACCATGTGCTTCTTCGGGGATGCCGCCACCGACATCGGCGAGTTCCACGAAGCCATGAACTTTGCTCAACTCTGGCGCTTGCCGATCGTGTTCGTCTGTGAAAACAACCTGTACGGCATGGGCGTGCCGATCGCGATGAACTCCGCCATGCAACAGATTGTCGAGAAGGCGCGGGCTTATGGCATGCCGGCGGAACGCTGCGACGGCATGGACGTCGAAAACGTTCACGAAGTCGTTTCCGCGGCGGTGGCGCACGCGCGGGCCGGCCGGGGACCATTCTTTATTGAAGCGATGACCTACCGCTTCCGCGGCCATTCGATGGCGGACCCGGAACTGTACCGGGAGAAGGCGGAGGTCGAGGCCTGGAAGCAACGCGACCCGATCCAGACCTTCAAGGCCCGCCTGGTACGCGCCAAAGTGCTGAGCCAGAGTGCGGCCGACCAGCTGGAACGGGAGGTCTCCGAGGAAGTGGAAGCCGCCGCGCGCTTTGCGCTGGAGAGCCCCTTCCCCGATGAATCCACCTTGTTCGACGACATCTACACGCCCGTTGGCGCCAGCGCCTAG
- a CDS encoding GNAT family N-acetyltransferase, protein MTEHWPSLEIETHHAVPSGRSVRLRRARPDDAEAIWQLYHRVYQGTYSLPIVNLRTQREEALRDPACLWIVAEHEAGQLVSSVIFQFDLRERHAKVFAAATEQAWRRDGLAEASIRLGIEHLMYREPRCCDVIYATTRTRTMGPDALLRKLGFMSLGIFPNVHRTTHYETHGLKALFHPDAFGARRPTPRLIPEVAGFYEIVRDSYELEPAEITPISDRLRLRVERGELVPEALMRCRSQGSLLMDFFPFHQPTHLFIADHGQVKAFVNHDGKDGHGVLRALEVDRAEVQHLTHVFEMVFETGRSVGIDYLEVLISAYEPTHQRAALSAEFLPCAYFPGMAHTGDQRSDYLIFARSTLPLNFSNVQLTPRDRKFLDAYLMNTEFRNLVVQMQDPVTDE, encoded by the coding sequence ATGACAGAACACTGGCCCAGTTTGGAAATCGAGACCCATCATGCGGTGCCAAGTGGGCGCTCGGTGCGACTTCGGCGCGCCCGGCCAGACGACGCCGAAGCCATCTGGCAACTGTATCATCGGGTCTACCAGGGCACCTATTCCCTGCCGATTGTGAACCTGCGCACCCAGCGGGAAGAGGCCCTGAGGGACCCAGCCTGTCTTTGGATCGTGGCGGAACACGAGGCGGGGCAACTGGTCAGTTCGGTCATTTTCCAGTTCGACCTGCGGGAACGACACGCCAAGGTCTTTGCAGCGGCCACCGAGCAGGCCTGGCGACGGGATGGCCTGGCGGAAGCCTCGATCCGGTTGGGTATCGAACACCTGATGTACCGGGAACCGCGTTGCTGCGACGTGATCTACGCGACGACCCGCACGCGCACCATGGGGCCCGACGCGCTGCTGCGCAAACTCGGCTTCATGAGCTTGGGCATCTTTCCCAATGTCCACCGGACCACGCACTATGAGACGCACGGGCTGAAGGCGCTGTTTCATCCGGACGCCTTCGGCGCCCGCCGACCCACGCCACGCTTGATCCCGGAGGTGGCCGGTTTCTACGAGATCGTGCGCGATTCCTACGAGCTGGAACCAGCTGAAATCACGCCCATCAGCGATCGGCTGCGCCTGCGTGTCGAACGCGGTGAGCTCGTGCCCGAGGCGCTGATGCGATGTCGCTCCCAAGGCTCACTGCTGATGGATTTTTTCCCATTCCATCAACCCACCCACCTGTTCATCGCCGACCACGGACAGGTCAAGGCCTTCGTCAACCACGACGGCAAGGACGGCCACGGGGTGCTGCGGGCCCTGGAAGTGGACCGGGCGGAGGTGCAGCACCTCACCCACGTGTTCGAGATGGTGTTCGAAACCGGGCGGAGCGTCGGCATCGACTACCTGGAGGTGCTGATCAGCGCCTACGAACCCACCCACCAGCGGGCGGCCCTGTCAGCCGAGTTTTTGCCCTGTGCCTACTTTCCCGGCATGGCCCACACCGGTGACCAGCGCAGCGATTACCTGATCTTTGCTCGCTCGACCCTGCCCTTGAACTTTTCGAACGTGCAACTGACCCCGCGCGACCGCAAATTCCTGGACGCCTATTTGATGAATACCGAATTCCGCAACCTGGTCGTGCAGATGCAAGACCCCGTCACGGATGAATGA
- a CDS encoding acyl-CoA reductase, with protein sequence MSRTHLTFGRPLSGHLTPERVAELLREARAAREAVAAVPIEDVLGILERVGQRFVPGGPLHGSLLEVLPGEIGFSREMVALELTGLHLALTRPFLEGKLRAEWGRADAVDTWHRRAGCPLLQRAVPRGVVLHVASGNVSTTGVLSVVEGLLARNVNLLKAASAATTLPLRFAETLRDCDPEGLLRSALAVLSWSGEREALHPQFLQEVDAVVVWGGDEVVATYRQSLGPQARLIAYGPKVSMALLGADTLQGDGLQQAAAEAARDVALWDQNACSSAQAIYLEDPEGALTPRFVAALSEALDRLADELPMGTLDLHEKAEITKERELAIARELLGGPRLVVPTRPGRTQSWTMLVDPSPEFELSPLYRTVAIKPVQDLALAIPQLARWRAYLQTVGLRVAPARLGPLAQALLAAGVHRVTRTGEMSGGAPGEPHDGVYGLGELVRWISLDLPERTQFPDGHFLVTRTQAERTSWARRRRLVESILPDSPYWRDRLPGVPLKDETDWLALPQLRKADLVAHTPPAGDALLTCAPAPEGGGHWLRTGGSSGDPKLSIYGYDDYEADMARAARGAWMAGLRPGQKVANLFFAGDLYGSFLSLNRVLELVGANSFPLTHFAPIESVLTCLRQFQIDTVMGLSTYVQAVLAEVAKAPEGITIRQVYYAGEPFHASERQRLRETLGITRIASIGYGGVDAGPMGYACSHCTGNVHHVHDDHVYLEILDPQTGQPCPAGKVGEVLITSLNRRVMPLLRYHVGDLARWLPEPCACGAQAPRFELTGRVEDLVSVADARLNYGEIQAVVAEHGAFSASPQLILADDPRVTVRVESLAPRPAEDPVIGALKSSLEARVPGLAPLNWSLEIVPAGGLERVGRTGKVIRVIDRRQPS encoded by the coding sequence GTGTCTCGAACCCATCTGACCTTTGGTCGTCCTCTGAGTGGCCACCTCACCCCGGAGCGGGTGGCCGAGCTGTTGCGGGAAGCCCGAGCCGCTCGCGAGGCGGTGGCGGCCGTCCCGATCGAGGACGTGCTGGGCATCCTGGAACGCGTGGGGCAGCGCTTTGTACCTGGCGGCCCCCTGCACGGCAGCTTGCTGGAGGTTTTACCGGGTGAGATCGGCTTCTCTCGAGAGATGGTCGCCCTCGAACTCACCGGCCTGCACCTGGCGCTGACGCGCCCGTTTCTGGAAGGCAAGCTACGGGCGGAATGGGGCCGGGCCGATGCCGTCGACACCTGGCATCGCCGCGCGGGGTGTCCCCTGCTGCAACGGGCCGTCCCACGCGGGGTGGTGCTCCACGTGGCCAGCGGCAACGTCTCGACCACCGGCGTGCTGTCCGTGGTCGAGGGCCTGCTGGCGCGCAACGTCAACCTGCTCAAGGCCGCCAGCGCCGCCACCACCTTACCGCTGCGCTTTGCCGAGACGCTCCGGGACTGCGACCCGGAGGGCCTGCTGCGCTCCGCCCTGGCCGTCCTGAGCTGGAGCGGTGAGCGCGAGGCGCTGCACCCTCAATTTCTGCAGGAAGTGGACGCCGTCGTGGTCTGGGGGGGGGATGAGGTGGTAGCGACCTACCGTCAGTCCCTCGGCCCGCAGGCCCGCCTGATTGCCTATGGGCCCAAGGTGTCGATGGCGCTGCTCGGTGCAGACACCCTGCAAGGAGACGGTCTGCAGCAGGCCGCCGCGGAGGCCGCCCGAGACGTCGCGCTCTGGGATCAGAATGCCTGTTCCAGCGCTCAGGCGATCTACCTGGAGGACCCGGAAGGCGCGCTCACGCCGCGCTTCGTCGCGGCCCTGAGCGAGGCCCTGGATCGCCTGGCGGACGAGCTGCCGATGGGAACGCTCGATCTCCATGAGAAGGCCGAGATCACCAAGGAACGTGAACTGGCGATCGCCCGAGAACTGCTCGGTGGCCCCCGCTTGGTGGTACCGACCCGTCCCGGCAGGACCCAAAGCTGGACCATGCTGGTCGACCCCTCTCCCGAATTCGAGCTGTCACCGCTCTATCGCACGGTTGCCATCAAGCCGGTGCAAGACCTGGCGCTGGCGATTCCCCAGCTGGCACGCTGGCGGGCCTACTTGCAGACGGTCGGGCTGCGCGTGGCCCCCGCCCGTCTCGGGCCACTGGCTCAGGCGCTGCTGGCCGCCGGCGTGCATCGGGTGACACGCACGGGCGAAATGAGCGGCGGGGCGCCCGGAGAACCGCACGACGGCGTCTACGGCCTCGGCGAATTGGTGCGCTGGATATCGCTCGACCTCCCCGAGCGCACGCAATTTCCCGATGGGCATTTTCTGGTCACCCGGACACAGGCGGAACGCACCAGCTGGGCGCGACGGCGCCGTCTGGTGGAGAGCATTCTGCCGGACAGTCCTTACTGGCGGGACCGCCTGCCCGGGGTCCCGCTGAAGGACGAGACCGATTGGCTGGCCTTGCCTCAGCTGCGCAAGGCGGATCTGGTCGCCCACACCCCGCCGGCGGGAGATGCGCTGCTGACCTGTGCGCCGGCCCCTGAGGGCGGCGGGCACTGGCTGCGCACGGGCGGCAGCAGTGGTGACCCCAAGCTGTCCATCTACGGCTACGACGACTATGAGGCCGATATGGCGCGGGCCGCTCGGGGGGCCTGGATGGCCGGGCTCAGACCCGGGCAAAAGGTGGCCAATCTGTTCTTTGCAGGTGACCTCTACGGCTCCTTCCTGAGCCTCAACCGGGTGCTGGAGCTGGTGGGGGCCAACTCCTTCCCCCTGACGCATTTCGCCCCCATCGAGAGCGTCCTGACCTGCTTGCGGCAGTTCCAGATCGACACCGTCATGGGGCTGTCTACCTACGTGCAGGCCGTGTTGGCAGAGGTCGCCAAGGCGCCCGAGGGCATCACGATCCGGCAGGTCTACTACGCCGGGGAGCCCTTTCATGCCTCCGAACGCCAGCGTCTGCGCGAGACGCTGGGCATCACGCGGATCGCCTCGATCGGCTATGGCGGGGTGGATGCGGGCCCGATGGGCTATGCCTGTTCGCATTGCACCGGCAACGTCCACCACGTCCACGACGACCACGTCTATCTGGAGATTCTGGACCCGCAGACGGGACAGCCCTGCCCCGCCGGGAAGGTGGGCGAGGTGCTCATCACCAGCCTGAATCGACGGGTCATGCCGCTGTTGCGCTACCACGTGGGAGACCTGGCGCGCTGGCTGCCGGAACCCTGTGCCTGCGGTGCACAGGCCCCTCGCTTCGAACTCACCGGTCGGGTCGAGGACCTCGTCTCCGTGGCGGACGCGCGCCTGAATTACGGCGAAATTCAAGCGGTGGTGGCTGAACACGGGGCCTTTTCGGCCAGCCCGCAGTTGATTCTGGCGGATGACCCACGCGTGACGGTACGCGTGGAGAGCCTGGCGCCGAGGCCAGCGGAAGACCCTGTCATCGGTGCCCTGAAAAGCTCCCTGGAGGCGCGAGTTCCTGGCCTTGCCCCCCTGAACTGGTCGCTCGAAATCGTCCCCGCCGGGGGGCTTGAGCGCGTCGGGCGCACGGGCAAGGTCATTCGCGTGATCGACCGGCGGCAACCCTCGTGA
- a CDS encoding acyl-protein synthase, whose product MSAPAASTQLTALMAAAEPYELSDSKDALFLGAMREAVRHHAAASPFYQALCARHGFSPEALVVPADLAQVPWLFVNTLKHHELLSVAHDDVKLTLTSSGTTGQKSQIFFDEGSLARGLATVDRCFEAMGMVQRDQPVNYLIFAHDPAHASTRGTSYTDHYMTGFTAVQACWYALRWNQEAQDWAFDVAQTNARLEAYAEEGLPVRIIGFPAFLHRLLAWRREQGLPPLALGPASWVLTGGGWKKNEQEAIPKQVFRAEVAAALGIPEANQRDGYGLVEHGVPYLECAAHRFHVSHFARAIVRDVETLAPLPDGEAGFLNLLTPYLLSMPAISLLTSDLAIRRHGCPCGRNTATIELHGRLGTKKNKGCAIQATQLLS is encoded by the coding sequence ATGTCAGCGCCTGCCGCATCCACCCAACTGACCGCCTTGATGGCGGCCGCGGAACCTTACGAGCTTTCAGACAGCAAAGACGCCCTGTTCCTTGGGGCCATGCGCGAGGCGGTGCGCCATCACGCGGCAGCCAGCCCCTTCTACCAGGCCTTGTGTGCCCGCCACGGCTTCTCACCGGAGGCGCTCGTCGTGCCGGCAGACCTGGCCCAGGTGCCCTGGCTGTTCGTCAACACGCTCAAGCATCACGAGCTGCTCTCGGTGGCGCACGACGACGTGAAATTGACGCTGACGAGCAGCGGCACCACCGGACAGAAGAGTCAGATTTTCTTCGATGAGGGCTCGCTCGCCCGCGGGCTGGCCACGGTGGACCGCTGTTTCGAGGCCATGGGAATGGTGCAGCGCGACCAGCCCGTGAACTACCTGATCTTCGCGCACGACCCGGCTCACGCCAGCACGCGGGGCACGTCCTACACCGATCACTACATGACCGGTTTCACGGCCGTGCAGGCTTGCTGGTACGCGCTGCGCTGGAACCAAGAGGCCCAGGACTGGGCCTTCGATGTGGCACAGACCAATGCCCGTCTGGAGGCCTATGCCGAGGAAGGCTTGCCGGTCCGCATCATCGGCTTTCCGGCATTCCTGCACCGCCTGCTGGCGTGGCGACGCGAGCAAGGACTGCCGCCTCTGGCCCTGGGCCCCGCCAGCTGGGTGCTGACCGGTGGAGGGTGGAAGAAAAATGAGCAGGAGGCCATTCCCAAACAGGTCTTCCGCGCGGAGGTGGCCGCCGCCCTGGGCATTCCCGAAGCCAATCAGCGGGACGGCTACGGCCTGGTGGAACACGGCGTACCCTACCTGGAGTGCGCCGCGCATCGATTTCACGTGTCGCACTTCGCCCGGGCGATCGTGCGCGATGTCGAGACCCTGGCCCCACTCCCGGATGGGGAGGCCGGCTTTCTGAACCTGCTGACGCCCTACCTGCTTTCCATGCCCGCTATTTCTCTGCTGACCAGCGACCTGGCCATCCGCCGTCACGGCTGCCCGTGTGGCCGCAACACCGCCACGATCGAACTGCACGGCCGGCTCGGCACCAAGAAAAATAAGGGCTGCGCCATTCAGGCCACCCAGTTGCTCTCCTGA
- a CDS encoding dihydrolipoamide acetyltransferase family protein, which yields MASNILMPKMGYDMEEGKLLRWLKAEGEPVAKGEAVAEIETDKVAIEIEAFAAGTLAKVLVGPGEMAKVGAPIGVIAEPGEKVADVAASAAPVAPSAAAAAAPAVAPAAPVAPTSPPAPPAPPTGAPLASVAAPAPTSAPQDAGARRFASPLARKVARERGLDLGSVVGTGPAGRIVRRDVEAALAAAPAAVAGAPAPSVASVAPSVSQPAPPVGLPGRREPLTGMRKAIARRMVESMSPIPHFYVTMAVSMDAAMALREQINAGLEKADRISVNDLVVKACAVALRKQPLLNARWDEDAIFHPAGVAISVAVALPDGLIAPDIHDADLKSVGAIGREIREKAQRAKNGQLAPDEYGRGTFTVSNLGMFGVEAFTAIVTPPQSAAIAVGAVQAEPVVREGALAVGQVMRFTVSADHRITDGAVSAQFAAEVKRLLEHPLQLLV from the coding sequence ATGGCAAGTAACATTTTGATGCCCAAAATGGGCTACGACATGGAAGAAGGCAAGCTCCTGCGCTGGTTGAAAGCGGAGGGAGAGCCGGTCGCCAAGGGGGAGGCGGTGGCCGAGATCGAGACCGACAAGGTCGCGATCGAGATCGAGGCCTTCGCTGCGGGGACGCTCGCCAAGGTGCTGGTGGGACCCGGAGAAATGGCCAAAGTGGGCGCCCCGATCGGGGTCATCGCGGAACCCGGTGAGAAAGTGGCGGATGTGGCCGCCTCGGCCGCGCCTGTCGCGCCATCAGCCGCCGCGGCTGCCGCGCCGGCCGTTGCCCCCGCTGCACCTGTCGCACCGACCTCGCCCCCTGCGCCGCCGGCGCCCCCCACCGGAGCCCCCTTGGCCTCGGTTGCTGCCCCGGCTCCCACATCGGCGCCGCAGGATGCCGGCGCGCGTCGATTCGCGTCTCCCCTGGCGCGCAAGGTGGCACGCGAGCGGGGCCTTGATCTGGGTTCTGTGGTGGGAACGGGGCCTGCGGGTCGCATCGTGCGCCGTGATGTCGAGGCGGCTCTGGCGGCTGCTCCCGCCGCTGTTGCCGGGGCGCCTGCCCCGTCGGTCGCGTCGGTCGCCCCGTCCGTTTCCCAGCCTGCGCCGCCCGTCGGACTGCCGGGACGCCGGGAGCCGCTGACGGGCATGCGCAAGGCGATCGCCCGGCGCATGGTCGAGTCGATGTCACCGATTCCCCATTTCTACGTGACGATGGCCGTTTCCATGGACGCAGCCATGGCCCTGCGAGAGCAGATCAACGCGGGGCTTGAGAAGGCGGATCGCATTTCAGTCAATGACTTGGTGGTCAAGGCCTGTGCGGTGGCGCTGCGCAAGCAACCCCTCCTGAATGCTCGCTGGGACGAGGATGCGATCTTCCACCCGGCCGGCGTGGCCATCAGCGTGGCCGTGGCCTTGCCTGATGGCCTGATTGCGCCGGACATCCACGATGCCGATCTCAAGTCGGTCGGGGCGATCGGGCGAGAAATTCGGGAAAAAGCCCAGCGCGCCAAGAATGGCCAGCTGGCGCCGGACGAATATGGGCGTGGGACTTTCACCGTCAGCAACCTGGGCATGTTTGGCGTCGAGGCTTTCACGGCCATCGTGACGCCGCCGCAGAGTGCGGCGATCGCCGTGGGGGCGGTTCAAGCCGAACCGGTGGTGCGAGAGGGCGCGCTGGCCGTGGGCCAGGTGATGCGATTCACCGTCTCGGCGGACCACCGCATCACCGATGGCGCCGTCTCCGCTCAGTTCGCAGCGGAAGTGAAGCGTCTGCTCGAACATCCGCTTCAGTTGTTGGTGTGA
- a CDS encoding AMP-binding protein, with the protein MDAFDPVESWEREARERWIDTRLGALLTRARQAPLYRARLADCPAGTPLGLPTLAHLAPLDKATWVAASPPRSHEALTGPLTDALVFRSGGSTGDPKFSIYSHAEFAAAMPLFSRTYRAAGLAPEDRVANLFAAGSLYASFKFVDRLLETMGCLNFPYTASADAEVVADGVTRFGLNVLVGFPSRLLQVMPAIAARGARIEKIFYAGEHLHPEDRQRLVRELGVRVIASAGYGAVDSGLMGHACPASPPGHHHVLSDHVWLEIVDPDHGGPVGPGEPGELLVTNLDRHLQPVIRYRVGDRARWVGADCPCGRKTPVFDLLGRADDALRLGYATLTRAEALAALATVAPVGQAVQLVKQRQAGREVLCLRVEVLEPEADPGLAERLAEALLRSKPDLARLIGTGSLAPVRVELYPQNGIPRVSVTGKFQGVRDETLAQDE; encoded by the coding sequence GTGGACGCCTTCGATCCGGTGGAGAGCTGGGAGCGAGAGGCTCGCGAGCGCTGGATCGACACCCGGCTGGGGGCCCTGCTCACGCGAGCCCGGCAGGCCCCCCTGTATCGCGCGCGCCTGGCCGATTGTCCCGCGGGGACGCCGCTGGGCCTGCCAACGCTGGCTCATCTCGCCCCCCTCGACAAGGCAACCTGGGTGGCCGCCAGCCCGCCCCGTTCCCACGAAGCCCTGACGGGGCCGCTGACCGACGCGCTGGTGTTTCGCAGTGGGGGAAGCACCGGCGACCCCAAGTTCTCGATCTACTCGCACGCGGAGTTCGCGGCGGCCATGCCGCTGTTCAGCCGCACGTATCGGGCGGCCGGTCTGGCTCCTGAGGACCGCGTCGCCAACCTGTTCGCCGCGGGCAGCCTGTACGCGTCATTCAAATTCGTGGATCGCCTGCTCGAAACGATGGGCTGTCTGAACTTCCCCTACACGGCCTCGGCGGACGCGGAGGTGGTGGCCGATGGCGTGACGCGCTTCGGGCTCAACGTGCTGGTGGGCTTTCCCTCGCGCCTGTTGCAGGTGATGCCGGCGATCGCTGCCCGCGGCGCCCGCATCGAGAAGATTTTCTATGCAGGCGAACACCTGCATCCGGAAGACCGCCAGCGCCTCGTGCGGGAACTGGGCGTGCGGGTGATCGCCTCCGCCGGCTACGGCGCGGTCGATTCCGGCTTGATGGGACACGCCTGCCCGGCCAGTCCGCCAGGCCACCACCACGTCTTGAGTGACCACGTCTGGCTGGAAATCGTCGATCCGGACCATGGCGGGCCCGTCGGCCCGGGAGAGCCTGGCGAGTTGCTGGTCACCAACCTCGATCGCCACCTGCAACCCGTGATCCGCTACCGGGTGGGTGACCGGGCGCGCTGGGTCGGTGCGGACTGCCCCTGTGGGCGCAAGACCCCGGTCTTCGACCTGCTCGGCCGCGCCGACGACGCCCTGCGCCTGGGATATGCCACGCTGACCCGGGCCGAGGCCCTGGCGGCCCTGGCCACGGTTGCCCCGGTGGGCCAGGCGGTGCAGCTGGTCAAACAGCGCCAGGCCGGACGAGAAGTCCTCTGCCTGCGGGTGGAGGTGCTGGAACCGGAGGCCGACCCGGGCCTGGCCGAGCGTCTGGCCGAGGCCTTGCTGCGCAGCAAACCGGACCTGGCCAGATTGATTGGAACCGGCAGCCTGGCCCCCGTGCGTGTGGAACTCTACCCGCAAAACGGCATTCCACGGGTCTCCGTGACCGGCAAGTTCCAGGGGGTGCGCGACGAGACCCTCGCCCAGGACGAGTAA
- a CDS encoding prepilin-type N-terminal cleavage/methylation domain-containing protein, with product MAHLLRLPLQVPSLERRPGCARRSSVRKTARPGFSLVEMAVVITIVGTLAAIAIPSYQSSQDKARNAAMQGNVKTVATALVQYAAENDGSFPRSPDAQDTDRGAAPYSPSAIGLANYLVGGSLPSNPWSTIVQEEFTAPNGAPVVINSATELATEDGFAKRPGSYIGNGQLPVDGTPLTTDWGVYLYSRDAENQVTLLYGIGKKLDDAIVAGSHANETGNAGGGGGP from the coding sequence ATGGCTCACCTACTCCGCCTCCCTCTCCAAGTGCCTTCCCTCGAGCGGCGTCCGGGCTGCGCGAGGCGCTCTTCGGTACGGAAGACTGCGCGACCTGGCTTCAGCTTGGTCGAGATGGCCGTGGTCATCACCATCGTCGGGACCTTGGCGGCCATTGCCATTCCCTCCTACCAGAGTTCTCAAGACAAGGCGCGCAACGCCGCCATGCAGGGGAACGTCAAAACCGTTGCCACCGCGCTGGTCCAGTACGCCGCCGAGAACGATGGCTCCTTCCCTCGCAGTCCGGACGCGCAGGACACCGACAGAGGGGCCGCGCCCTACTCCCCCAGTGCCATCGGTCTGGCCAACTACCTGGTGGGAGGAAGCCTGCCATCCAACCCCTGGTCGACCATTGTCCAGGAGGAATTCACGGCGCCCAACGGGGCGCCCGTGGTCATCAATTCGGCCACAGAACTGGCGACCGAGGATGGTTTCGCCAAGCGACCGGGGTCCTACATCGGAAACGGCCAACTGCCCGTGGATGGGACGCCCCTCACGACGGATTGGGGCGTGTATCTGTACAGTCGCGATGCGGAGAACCAGGTCACGCTGCTCTACGGCATCGGCAAGAAACTGGACGATGCGATCGTGGCGGGCAGCCATGCCAACGAGACCGGCAACGCCGGCGGCGGTGGCGGTCCCTGA